Proteins co-encoded in one Rhopalosiphum maidis isolate BTI-1 chromosome 2, ASM367621v3, whole genome shotgun sequence genomic window:
- the LOC113553351 gene encoding LMBR1 domain-containing protein 2 homolog has product MTVGIFSAEVIFAFILTTVILNRYGNWKTQNIVVTTAVLIAWYFSLLIIFVLPIDISLAAYRKCVQDGHINYDNNTNSSQDSSACKKPWSYVPESTLPNMWRVVYWTSQFLTWFIMPVMQYYVKSGEFTLKDKLKNAIKSNTLYYSTLLLIVTILIIYIALKPGVHLDWQKLKAIASSASNTWGLFLLILLLGIALVDIPRELWRSSQIDYTLRKVYFKLSKLNTEKLESEGALEDVLESIKSVSISMSPNDALYDYFQIILKKVPEDQQDFLKNVRSNSRNHTTPPSIGMLTRLHKQLIVAVHMYHRTETQGSLMLEKAIFLEDINSNMTSRERKFKKMFNKPSKLNSYADTSTIEWYWWCRLHPMMLRALSVITGMLSVIIVWSEMTFFKKQPVLSIFALMVNMAKQNNDYVMIQVLSTLSIAYLAYCTYSTIFKIKLLNIYYLAPNHQTTESSLIFFGLLLSRLTSPMCLNFLGLIHMDSHVIKSRILETDYTQIMGHMDVITIISDGFNVYFPTLILAVCLATYFNIGTRILSILGFPQFLEDDDLVIDYIQEGRLLVVREKERRERKIRGNEMRRKYRERSLPNTNEDVEERVPPSRRENMKSYLLDNADPIDRSYHSYSTNNTPEVERQLPSVSTRPNSTWEPPRNIFSDL; this is encoded by the exons atgacTGTGGGAATATTCAGCGCTGAAGTTATATTcgcttttattttaactacggTGATACTTAACCGTTACGGCAATTGGAAAActcaaaatattgttgttacaACAGCCGTGCTCATTGCTTGGTATTTTTCTCTGTTAATTATCTTCGTTCTTCCTATTGATATATCATTG GCAGCTTATCGTAAGTGTGTTCAAGATGGGCATATcaattacgataataatacaaattctagTCAAGATTCATCAGCCTGTAAAAAACCCTGGAGTTATGTGCCAGAATCTACGTTACCAAACATGTGGAGAGTTGTTTATTGGACTTCTCAATTTCTAACATG GTTTATTATGCCAGTTATGCAATATTATGTGAAGTCTGGAGAATTTACACTGAAggacaaattgaaaaatgctattaaaagcaatacactatattatagtacattattgttaattgttacaatacttataatttacattgctCTTAAGCCAGGAGTGCATTTAGATTG gcaaaaattaaaagctaTCGCATCATCTGCTAGCAATACATGGGGATtgtttctattaatattattgttaggtaTTGCATTAGTGGACATTCCAAGAGAATTATGGCGGTCTAGTCAAATTGATTATACATTGAGAAAAGTATATTTCAAACTGTCAAAACTTAATACAGAAAAGTTAGAATCCGAAGGAGCTTTAGAAGATGTTCTTGAA TCAATAAAAAGTGTTAGTATCAGTATGAGTCCAAATGATGCGTTGtatgattattttcaaataattttgaaaaaagttcCTGAGGATCAAcaagattttttgaaaaatgtgcgATCAAATTCAAGGAATCATACAACACCTCCTTCAATTGGCATGTTAACTCGACTTCATAAACaa TTGATTGTTGCTGTACATATGTATCATCGTACAGAGACGCAAGGCAGTTTAATGCTAGAAAAAGCCATTTTCTTGGAAGACATTAATTCAAACATGACATCTAGAGAacgaaagtttaaaaaaatgttcaataagcCTTCAAAATTGAATAGTTATGCAGACACGTCCACAATTG AATGGTATTGGTGGTGTCGTTTACATCCTATGATGCTTCGAGCTTTATCAGTGATTACTGGCATGCTATCAGTTATTATTGTGTGGTCTGAAatgacatttttcaaaaagcaACCAGTGCTCTCTATTTTTGCTCTCATGGTGAATATggcaaaacaaaacaatgattatgttatgatacag GTTTTATCTACTTTATCCATTGCTTACTTGGCATATTGTACgtattcaacaatatttaagataaaattgcTTAACATTTACTACCTAGCACCAAACCATCAAACTACTGAAAGtagcttaattttttttggact gttGTTGAGTCGTCTAACATCACCaatgtgtttaaattttcttgGACTTATTCACATGGACAGTCATGTGATAAAAAGTCGTATTCTTGAAACTGATTATACCCAG ataatgGGACATATGgatgttattacaataatcagTGATGGTTTCAATGTTTACTTTCCAACCCTCATACTTGCTGTATGTTTAGCGACTTATTTTAACATAGGAACAAgaatattgtctatattagGATTTCCTCAGTTTTTGGAAGATGATGATTTGGTGATCGATTATATTCAAGAAGGGCGTTTGCTTGTTGTTCGAG AAAAAGAAAGGCGTGAACGTAAAATACGAGGTAACGAAATGCGTCGTAAATATAGAGAAAGGTCTTTACCAAATACAAATGAAGATGTCGAAGAAA GAGTTCCACCATCTCGGAGAGAAAACATGAAATCATATTTGTTGGATAATGCTGATCCCATTGATCGATCTTATCATAGCTATAGTACGAATAATACACCTGAAGTTGAGAGACAATTACCCAGTGTGAGTACAAGGCCTAACAGTACGTGGGAGCCACCGAGGAATATATTTAGTGATTTGTAA
- the LOC113553352 gene encoding WD repeat-containing protein 92, whose translation MNKLSKSQIIIHREKSVNYQLKDCQWIHNSAKFTAVGGKPNLKGVINIYRLDDNDIQTVQEYEKSIAIECATFQSSSINKTHLAVGNFEGDLEIVDLEYSAKSLYSVKAHQGLIYCIDGIGGLGIGCGAPELVTGGKDGSVKIWDPREKLPVAKMETAIGATKRDCWTVAFGNAYNSEERIVCAGYDNGDIKMLDLRAMALRWETNVSNGVCSLEFDRRDIKMNKLIVTTIESHFYVFDIKVQHPTKGFGYIKNNVHKHTIWTVRHLPQHREIFTTTGGNGSIYLWKYMYPEDRYITESDGDKITNPGKLQLIQNQLISTQPINNFRWCSSKLGLALSTSFDQNIRLLIFTKLNLY comes from the exons atgaataaattaagtaaatccCAGATTATTATTCACAGGGAGAAGTCTGTTAATTATCAGTTGAAAGATTGTCAATGGATTCACAACTCAGCTAAATTCACAGCTGTTGGTGGCAAACCAAACTTGAAAGgtgttataaacatatataggtTGGATGATAATGACATACAAACTGTTCAAGAATATGAGAAATCAATTGCCATTGAATGTGCTACGTTTCAATCGAGTTCTAtcaataaaacacatttgGCAGTTGGAAACTTTGAAGGTGACTTAGAGATTGTGGACTTAGAGTATTCCGCTAAGTCACTCTATTCAGTAAAAGCTCATCAAGgtcttatatattgtattgatgGTATTGGTGGGCTTGGAATTGGGTGCGGAGCTCCTGAATTAGTAACag GTGGGAAAGACGGTTCAGTAAAAATATGGGATCCAAGAGAAAAATTACCAGTGGCAAAAATGGAAACTGCGATTGGTGCTACAAAGAGAGATTGTTGGACAGTAGCATTTGGAAATGCTTACAACTCAGAAGAACGAATTGTTTGTGCTGGTTATGATAATGGtgacataaaaatgttagacTTAAGAGCAATGGCATTACGCTGGGAAACCAACGTATCAAATGGAGTTTGTAGTTTAGAATTTGATAGAAgagatattaaaatgaataaattaatagtcacAACAATAGaatcacatttttatgtattcgaTATTAAAGTTCAACATCCTACAAAAGGTTTtggttacataaaaaataatgtacacaaacacACCATTTGGACTGTAAGACATTTACCACAACATCGAGAAATTTTTACTACAACTGGAGGAAACGGTTCAATATACTTGTGGAAATATATGTATCCCGAAGATAGATATATAACTGAATCTGATGGAGACAAGATAACAAATCCAGGAAAATTACAATTGATTCAAAATCAGTTAATATCAACTCAACCAATCAATAATTTTCGATGGTGTTCGAGCAAATTAGGTCTAGCACTGTCTACATCATTTGATCAAAATATTAGACtattaattttcacaaaaCTTAACTTGTATTAA
- the LOC113553253 gene encoding X-ray repair cross-complementing protein 6-like, with product MEDLSDSPIVWESESFEEEKQKWFVKQHIMFLIDASKPMFNTYDNTTFFATSITLCKKVVLKLIRESRNDKIGILIYGTDDDNRKCPKYINALSEPIKPNIQLIKKLDDILTSKPIQTGQSPLSPLSDAIWYGNYLIKKFSENQSYSTIMLITCNDRPEIGDSKKQFHLRTRIDDVIKNNIDFKLIPIGTAFNMNLFYEGLLKNFNSISKPMKGLKSIDDIMLEINEKLKHGRSVSKIKFYINNDYYISTSLFRFYSKSKIPSKVRLDKRTNKPLTSNTQVFTIENDELIHKSDQAKYLVLADKRIIFKNEDLAILKSGILEPGIRLLGFTNKENIMISYHFKTPIFLRPNSDVDIGGTRMFNSLIECCLEKNKYIMCFLKIRKGGKVHLSTLIPQDEVIDETGTQKQPSGFHVIFLPFNECLKPVKPIEQTEDDEFLTSTQELLGMKICESMPINYYPSLIKNPKINFHWAMLESLALESEMPDILDETLPANDVFDKNLSTIKNDIYEHLLPHVSSLPKTNKKSDMNSQNFNGKGKKRKILQ from the coding sequence ATGGAAGATTTATCAGATTCTCCAATTGTATGGGAAAGTGAATCTTTTGaagaagaaaaacaaaaatggtttgtaaaacaacatattatgtttttaattgatgCTTCAAAACCAATGTTCAATACTTATGataatacaactttttttgCAACTAGTATTACACTTTGCAAAAAAGTAGTTCTGAAACTAATTAGAGAGAGCAGAAatgataaaataggtatattgataTACGGTACAGACGATGATAATAGAAAATGtcccaaatatattaatgcgtTATCTGAACCAATAAAacctaatattcaattaattaaaaagctCGATGATATATTAACAAGTAAACCTATTCAAACTGGACAATCTCCGTTGTCACCTCTATCAGACGCAATATGGTATGGTAactatcttataaaaaaatttagtgaAAATCAAAGCTATAGTACTATTATGCTCATTACATGCAATGACCGACCCGAAATTGGCGATTCTAAAAAGCAATTTCATCTAAGAACAAGAATTGatgatgttattaaaaataatattgattttaaacttatacctATTGGTACAGCATTTAACATGAACCTTTTCTATGAAGGTCTCCTCAAGAACTTTAACAGTATTTCTAAACCCATGAAGGGGCTAAAAAGTATAGATGATATTATGTTGgaaatcaatgaaaaattaaaacacggtAGAAGTGTatccaaaataaaattctatattaataatgactattatatatctacatcattgtttagattttattcaaaatctaaaataccaTCAAAAGTCAGGCTGGACAAGAGAACTAATAAGCCTTTGACTAGTAATactcaagtatttacaatagaAAATGATGAATTAATCCATAAATCTGATCAAGCTAAATATTTAGTGTTAGCagataaaagaataatatttaaaaacgaagaTTTAGCAATTCTAAAAAGTGGCATTCTAGAACCTGGTATTAGATTACTTGGTTTtacaaataaagaaaatattatgatatcgtatcattttaaaactcCCATATTTCTTCGGCCTAATAGTGATGTAGACATAGGTGGCACGCGTATGTTTAATTCTCTTATTGAATGCTGCttggagaaaaataaatatattatgtgcttcTTGAAAATTCGGAAAGGAGGAAAGGTTCATTTATCTACCCTGATACCTCAAGACGAAGTTATAGATGAAACTGGTACTCAAAAACAGCCATCAGGATTTCATGTTATATTTCTTCCATTTAATGAATGTTTGAAACCAGTAAAACCTATAGAACAAACAGAAGATGATGAATTTTTGACGAGTACACAAGAATTACTAGGCATGAAAATATGTGAAAGTATGCCTATCAATTATTATCCATCACTGATCAAGAACCCTAAAATCAACTTTCATTGGGCAATGTTAGAATCCTTAGCATTGGAATCAGAAATGCCAGACATTTTAGATGAAACACTTCCAGCAAAtgatgtttttgataaaaatttaagtacaataaaaaatgatatttatgaaCATCTTTTGCCACATGTTTCTAGCCTACCaaagacaaataaaaaatccgATATGAATAGTCAAAATTTTAATGGAAAaggaaagaaaagaaaaa